TTGGAGGAAACCCGTTGGCTGCGAAAGTTGCTATTGCGGCTCTGGAAGTGGTAAAAGACGAGAAACTGGCAGAAAATGCCGAAAGATTGGGGAAACTGTTCCGTGCGGAAATGAACCGTATTATTGAACAAACCGATTTGATCGTGAAAGTACGCGGAAAAGGATTGCTGAATGCAATTATCGTAAACGACACCGAGCAAAGTAAAACAGCCTGGAACTTGTGTGTGGAATTGAAGAATAATGGCCTTCTGGCAAAACCTACTCACGGAAACATCATTCGATTTGCACCACCGTTGGTGATGACTGAACAACAACTGATGGGATGTGTTGCCATCATTGAAAAAACAATCCTGAATTTCAAAAAATAAGAGGACTGATTCATTGAATAATTCCTGAAATGAAGCTCTAAAATCCTTTCACTCAAGTGGAGGGATTTTTTAGTTGACCGAACACCGTTTATCTATCCAATTCCGGATGTCGTCAAATACTTGTTCTCTTACTTCCTCATTTAAGATTTCATGACGCATTTTAGGGTACAAAAACACCCCGACATTTGAAAAACCATCTGCTTCCATATTCTTAACGGTTGTTGTAACTCCTTTCCCGAAATCTCCGATCGGATCTTCGGCGCCGCTTACAAACAGGAATGGAAGTTCTCTGGAAATATTTTCCGCCCAGTCTTTTTTGGTCGATCGGATGTTCAGGTCAAGCAACGTATGAAAACCGTTATTGGTAAAGGGAATACCGCACAATTCATCTTCTATGAAAGCCTGTTGGTTTGCTTTGTTCACGCTTAGCCACCTTGTTTCTGCCGATTCGTTTTTGAACCGCTTATTATTCAGGTTGCTGAAAAAACGGTTCAATCTTCCGCTTCTTTTTTGTGGTGCAAGCGTATTCAGGATGGAGAATACAAACCGGGCAAACGGTGCAATGGCTTGTTTTCCACCTGTTCCCACCACAACAGCGCCGTCAAAACGGTGATGTGCCTGTTGCAGCAAACAGCGCGTAATGAAAGAACCCATCGAATGCCCGAGCACAAAATGCGGGACTCCCCGAAATTTCTTTTCCAGGAAACCGTCCATCTTTTCAGCATCGTCTACCACGCGTTTGGCAGCTCTGGTTGCATGGAAAAAACCGTGATCGGATTTCAGGACAGCCGTTTTGCCATGACCTGCATGATCGTAAGTAAGAACTGCATATCCGTTTGCAGCCAGGAAGCGCGCAAATTCTGCATAACGCCCGCTGTGTTCCTGCATGCCGTGCAAGACAAGAATGGTAGCTTTTACCGGCTGTTCCAGGGGATGGAAAAGGGTGTGAAAAATGGCCTGTTCCGTTCCTGAGTTGGTTAGCTTATCTGTAAAATCACTGGTCTCTTTGATCATATGATTGCGTTTTAATATCAGGATCCTTGCTAAGGAAGAAGTAAGGTAGTTATAAGAAAGAAATAAAATAACTGCCGGGTTCAAAAAATAGGTGAAATTTCGGTCAGTTTTTAGCAGTCTGATTATCTTCGGCAAAAAATTACCTATATGCTATTGATCATTATTTTAGTTGCTGTCCTTATTCTGATCCCTTTGATCGCTGTCATAGTTATCAAAAACGGACTGGTTGCCAAAGAAAACCAGGTTGAAAATGCCTTTGCATCTGTGGACGTCATGTTGAAAAAACGCTTCGACCTGATCCCTCAGCTGACTTCCTGCGTGAGCGGATACATGACTCACGAAAAAGAACTCCTGGAAAAATTGACTGCTCTTAGATCAGGTTCCCGTGATACGGAAGCATTGGCGCAGGGAAACCACGAATTGCAGAACCAGTTCAGCCAGTTTTTAATCAAAGCGGAAGCTTACCCGGATTTAAAGGCAAGCGAGCAATTCATCATGCTGCAAAGAAGTATGAACGAAATGGAAGAGCAATTGGCGGCTTCGAGAAGGACGTATAATATGTCTATCGAGATCTTCAATAACGCCGTATTGCAGTTTCCGTCATCGGTAATTGCGAAGCGCAACAATATGAGCAAAAAAGAATACCTGAAATTCAACGACTAAATCATGGAAATTAATTTTGCACAACTTCAGGCGGATATGATTGCCGGAGATTTAGGAGTTCTGGAAGCAGAAAGAAAAGCATATGTGAAACGTTTCTGGACGGGCTTTTTCATTTTTTTAGGAGCACTTGGGGCCGTATGTGCTGCATGGCTCACGATCGGAAGAATGAATCCGGTTCCTTATCTGGTGGCAGCCGTTGTGGTTTTCCTGGCGGGTTTGGTTATTATGATTGTCAGACACCAGAGATTCTACAAGAATTTTAAGAATCAATTCAAGGGCAAAGTGATTCCTGCAGTTGTAAAATTCGTAGATGAACGCCTGCAATACGATCCGAACAGGGGATTGATGTCCGAATATGCCGAAAGCCGGATATTTACACAACGTTACGACCGTTATAAGGCAGAAGATACGATTTCCGGTAAGTTCGACCTGACCGATTTTGCATTCGGGGAAATCCACACGGAATACAAAACTGTTTCAACGGATAGTAAAGGAAACCGCCAGGAACATTGGCACACCATCTTCAAAGGAATGTTCTTTGTGAGTGATTTTCATAAGAATTTCCAGGGTGAAACCATGATCGATGTGGATACCATGGAGCGTTATTTGGGGAAATTGGGTCGTAAATTCCAGCAATGGAATCCAAGCCGTCCGGGAAACCTCGTGAAATTGGAAAACCCGGAATTCGAGAAGAAATTTGCCGTTTACAGCACCGACGAACAGGAATGCCGCTATATCCTGACACCTTCCATGATGGAAAGATTGCTGGATATGACCAAACGAATCAATTTCAAAGTTGCGATTTCTTTTCGCAACAACCAGGTTTTTATCGCTGTTTTCAACAACATGGACCTGTTCGAACCATCCGTTTTCGGTTCTTTGCTGAAAGAAGAAGATTACCGGATTATCATAAACATGATGAAACTGATGACAGGTATCATTGAAGATTTGAATCTGAATACACGAATCTGGACGAAGGAATAATCGATTTAGTAATCTTTTAATTGAATTCTAACGCCTGATTTCTCATTGGAAACATCGCATTAACTATATTTGAAGCAACAAAAACAGAATCGATTTGGCAACAAAAATAAAATTTGGAACAGATGGTTGGAGAGCAATCATCGCAGATGAATTTACAGTAGAAAACGTCGCAAGAGTAGCCTATGCAACAGCACAGTGGTTGAAGAAATCTGACTGGAACTCAAAAATCGCATTGGGTCACGATTGCCGTTTCGCAGGAGAGCTTTTTGCTGAAACTGTTGCTAAAGTGCTTTTGCACGAAGGAATTGAGGTATTGATGTCGAAAGGATTTGTTTCCACACCGATGATTTCTCTGGCTGCAAACCAATTGGGCTGCGGTTTGGGAGTTATTCTGACTGCAAGCCACAATCCGCCGTCATACAACGGCTACAAGTTGAAAGCACATTACGGCGGGCCGTTAACGCCTGAGTTGGTGCAGGAAATCGAAGATATTATCCCGGAATCCCTTCCGTTTGATTACAAATCGGTTGATTTGAGCCAGTTTGAGAAATCCGGAAAACTGGAAATCGTAGATTTTGAAACACGCTATATACAGCATATTGAAAAGAACTTCGATTTGGAGGCAATCCGCAAATCAGGGTTGAACCTCGTATACGATGCGATGTACGGTGCAGGACAAAATGTGATCAGACGTATTCTTCCGGATGTTCAATTGCTGCATTGCGATTACAATCCTTCTTTCATGGGACAGGCTCCTGAGCCGATCCAGAAAAACCTGCAGGAACTGGAGCGTTATATCATCTCCAAAGGAAATATTCACTGTGCACTGGCAACGGATGGAGATGCAGACCGTATCGGGCTTTACAATGGGAAAGGTGAATTCATCGATTCTCACCACATCATTTTGTTGCTTTTGCATTATTTGGTGAGCAACAAAGGAATGAGCGGAAAAGTCGTTACGGCATTCAGTACCACACCACGCGTGAAAAAATTGGCGGAACATTACGGTTTGGATTACGAAGTGGTTAAAATCGGTTTCAAATACATAGCCGGTATCATGGTCGATGAAGATGTATTGATCGGTGGAGAAGAATCCGGGGGTATTGCTGTGAAAGGACATATTCCTGAGCGCGACGGGATCTGGATGGGACTGATCATTTGGGAATACATGGCAAAATCGGGTAAAACTCTCGATCAACTGATCGAA
The window above is part of the Fluviicola sp. genome. Proteins encoded here:
- a CDS encoding alpha/beta hydrolase; amino-acid sequence: MIKETSDFTDKLTNSGTEQAIFHTLFHPLEQPVKATILVLHGMQEHSGRYAEFARFLAANGYAVLTYDHAGHGKTAVLKSDHGFFHATRAAKRVVDDAEKMDGFLEKKFRGVPHFVLGHSMGSFITRCLLQQAHHRFDGAVVVGTGGKQAIAPFARFVFSILNTLAPQKRSGRLNRFFSNLNNKRFKNESAETRWLSVNKANQQAFIEDELCGIPFTNNGFHTLLDLNIRSTKKDWAENISRELPFLFVSGAEDPIGDFGKGVTTTVKNMEADGFSNVGVFLYPKMRHEILNEEVREQVFDDIRNWIDKRCSVN
- a CDS encoding LemA family protein, with protein sequence MLLIIILVAVLILIPLIAVIVIKNGLVAKENQVENAFASVDVMLKKRFDLIPQLTSCVSGYMTHEKELLEKLTALRSGSRDTEALAQGNHELQNQFSQFLIKAEAYPDLKASEQFIMLQRSMNEMEEQLAASRRTYNMSIEIFNNAVLQFPSSVIAKRNNMSKKEYLKFND
- a CDS encoding DUF3137 domain-containing protein produces the protein MEINFAQLQADMIAGDLGVLEAERKAYVKRFWTGFFIFLGALGAVCAAWLTIGRMNPVPYLVAAVVVFLAGLVIMIVRHQRFYKNFKNQFKGKVIPAVVKFVDERLQYDPNRGLMSEYAESRIFTQRYDRYKAEDTISGKFDLTDFAFGEIHTEYKTVSTDSKGNRQEHWHTIFKGMFFVSDFHKNFQGETMIDVDTMERYLGKLGRKFQQWNPSRPGNLVKLENPEFEKKFAVYSTDEQECRYILTPSMMERLLDMTKRINFKVAISFRNNQVFIAVFNNMDLFEPSVFGSLLKEEDYRIIINMMKLMTGIIEDLNLNTRIWTKE
- a CDS encoding phosphoglucomutase/phosphomannomutase family protein, producing MATKIKFGTDGWRAIIADEFTVENVARVAYATAQWLKKSDWNSKIALGHDCRFAGELFAETVAKVLLHEGIEVLMSKGFVSTPMISLAANQLGCGLGVILTASHNPPSYNGYKLKAHYGGPLTPELVQEIEDIIPESLPFDYKSVDLSQFEKSGKLEIVDFETRYIQHIEKNFDLEAIRKSGLNLVYDAMYGAGQNVIRRILPDVQLLHCDYNPSFMGQAPEPIQKNLQELERYIISKGNIHCALATDGDADRIGLYNGKGEFIDSHHIILLLLHYLVSNKGMSGKVVTAFSTTPRVKKLAEHYGLDYEVVKIGFKYIAGIMVDEDVLIGGEESGGIAVKGHIPERDGIWMGLIIWEYMAKSGKTLDQLIEEVYAIVGAFKFERNDLHLTEEKKQAIVAKCSNNEYKQFGKYTVSEVGTIDGWKFFFDDNRWMMIRASGTEPVLRTYAEAPTLEEVREILKVTEETICK